Genomic window (Vibrio coralliirubri):
AACCACGATTCGGTATCGTATTCAAGCTCGCTTGGCTCAATGTAAGTTGGACGCTCAAGTGTATATTTAACTTTTCGTAATTCACCTATATTTTGGTAGTGGTCATACATTTTTTCCCCAAAAAAATTGGTGGCATTCTTATATTTCCCGGTAAAAAACTCAGCAGTCTTATCAAGCTCTATACATATACCTTCATGATTGTTAGCGTAGTGCGCCCACATCAAAAGATTGCTTTCATCTGAAGCGAAACATAACACTCCAACGCTTGCCCTGACACCAACTTGCGCGTCCCAAGCCATATCGTAATACGCAGCCCCATCAGATAATGTACTAGAAAGTGACATTATTAAATCATGTTCTTCTTTATCAACAGAACTTAGGTAATTGCCCATAACCATTTCAAATGGGTCGTTGAATTCACCAAATCTAGATAATTTTAAAAAGAAATTATCAAAGAACTCAGGTCTATATTGTGTGTATTTGAAAACTGACGTCACAAATGAAATCCATGTGAAGAAAAAGGCTAACGCCTCACTAAGAGGCGAGTAATTGTTGGCTAAAATGTGAAGCGAAGCAGAACCGAGCCAACAGTTACGAGTCCTGCTTTAGTGACTTGTTAGAGCTACTAGCCACCTAAGCCTAATAAAACACCGCCACCAGACATAGAATTTCCTGAAAAGGAACCGTTTGGCATATGCATATTCTTAGCATCACCATAGAGATTTAAACCTATTGGTCTAAGATCCATATTTTCCACAACAGCTTCACTATTTGATACATTCCGAACTTTCAATACTTGCTTACCTTGAATAGTGATAATTATTGAACCATCAATTTCTTTAACCTCAACAGCAGGAAACTTTGAAACTGAATTCTCAACGATTGACACAAACTCCATTTTTTCAGGATTACTGATCGCTTGAAGCCAAACCTGTGGTTTTTCCCCGTAACCAATAATTAAAGGTAATGCTCCTGCTAATTCAACCAAATGCCCACCACCTATTAATGAATTACTACAGATAGTTAGCTTTTCGTATGGCTGATATGAAGATGGGAGATTATTTCTTGTATAAGTCATTCGTTTTCTCCCGATACAACTTGTCTTTGTTTTGGAGCCGTATTGAAGTGCTCTTTGATCTCTTTCATTACTCGTTTTCTGTCGTTGGGCAGAGCTAAACCTACTAAATATAGAACGATGGAAATAGCGACACCTGCACCTAATGCAGGCTTTGTTGCGTAATTCAATGGAACTAAATCAAGAACCTACGATCTGATCAGCTACCTCCACTCTATCTCGTAGTCCTATGCCTAAGCCTCGTTATAAAACAACCAACTGGAAGCAATACAACCGATCACTCATTAACCGTGGTTCTCTGACTTTTTGGATTGATGAAGAAGCAATAAGCGGATGGGCGCAAAGCAAACAGAATAAGCGCGGTAGGCCGCGTCGGTTCAGTGATTTAGCTATCACGACAGCACTCATGGTCAAACGAGTTTTTTCTATGCCATTGAGAGCGCTGCAAGGATTTATCGACTCGATATTTAGGTTAGCCCATGTACCGTTAAGTTGTCCGCATTACACCTGCATCAGTCGTAGAGCCAAGCAAGTTGAGGTTTCATTTAAGACTAAAACGAGAGGAGCGATACAGCACCTAGCCATTGATGCTACTGGCCTTAAGGTTTATGGCGAAGGTGAATGGAAAGTCAAAAAACATGGGACGGATGGCAAGCGTAGAGTCTGGCGAAAGCTGCATATTGCAGTCGATACCAACACTCATGAGATCATTGCCGCCGAGCTAAGTTTATCGACGGTTACAGATGGAGAAGTACTCCCGAACTTACTGAAACAAACACGCCGAAGTATCCTTGAGGTGTCTGGTGATGGCGCTTACGACACGAGAGCGTGTCACGCTGCTATTAAGATTAAGGGAGCTATTGCGCTTATTCCCCCAAGAGAAGGGGCTGCCTTCTGGGAGCGTGGTCACCCTCGAAATCTCGCCGTGGGTTGCCAGAAATTATACGACTCAAATAAGTATTGGAAAGAGCGGTATGGATACCACAAACGTTCACTCTCAGAAACAGCGATGTATCGAGTTAAACAGTTGCTAGGAGGGAAACTGAGCTTAAGAAATTACAATGCCCAGGTGGGTGAAACTTACGCGATGATAAAAGCGTTGAACAAGCTTACTGGGTTAGGTATGCCTGAAACTTGTCGTATTGACTAAGAAACAAGCGAAACGGGTTGGCTCTATCTCTAAATTTAATTACGCAACAAAGCCCCTAATGCAATCCATTCTCCAATGTAAATCTGTTGTTCTACTCCAGCTATAGTTGTTGCACCTTTACCCAAGATATTAAAACCAAAACCTACAGTAGCCAACAAAATGCTATTAGCCCAATTAAATGTTACCGGTTTACCATTTTTGATATGCTCGAAATCTAAAGCTGTCAATGGATAGTCTGCCTGCCAAGTTCCTATGCTAGCTCCAGATATCAATCCATGAACTGGTATCGTTTCACTTATTTGTTGATTCTCGATTCGACTACTCATTCATAATTCCATGCCGATATAGTTTATGTAGCTCTAACAGCTTATTAAGAAGGAAGTTTCCTTGATTAAAAATGGAGTTTTTCCTCTTATCACGCTTTTGTTGCAGATAACACTAGCACCTTTTATCAATGCAATCAGTCAGATAATGCACATACTGACATCAATGTAGGCAATAACTTGTGGAAAGAGGGAATTATCCCTCTTTTTGATCTTTCTAATGGTGAATGGGTCGAGTCTGGCTTTTATACAATTCATTAGATTATCTATAGTAAAAAGCCTGCTGAGGGTTGTTCTCTTATAATCGCCAGCACGTCAAGGGGAAGAAACAAGTTAGAGTAAAAACAAATATAGGTCTTTGGCATAATAAGAAATAATGAGACTCACTCTTCAAGGGGACCAAAAAGCCCGATGATAGAGCCATGTATTACATAACGATCTAAAGAAATGACACTTCACTTAACTGCTTTCTTTTATTCAAGATATTGTATGATTTCGAAGTCGACTGAATATATTGACTATTCAGATCACGTATATCAGAGTATTTTGAAGCCGTTCTAACAAAAACAGGTAAATCATAGTTATCCACTTCATTTGTTTTTTCAATACCATCGAAATACTCGGGATTGTAAACACCTAACTTTCCAGCCCACATCTCTCGGAGATAGCTCAACCATTCGGGTTGGGCTGTGTCTATAATGGAAAGTCGAGCCTTTGAATTCAGATAGGTAGATATCGCACTATTGGGGACCCATCCAGATAGGTAATCTTTAAAATATAACTTTTCGCCTATAGACTTTGATTTTGCTAATGAGACGATGTTAGCCGTGAAATAATTAGCATTTTCTAAATACAAGTTTGAAGCAGCACAGCATGCATTGCCATCCGAGTGTAGAAGCAAGTCATTATCCGCAAAACCAAAACTCATACCTTTAGACCTAGTTTGAGCTGCTATTTCTGTTAAGTTAGGCACTCTATAGCTAGCTGGAAGTATGTATTCTCTCCCCTGTTTTAATGCGCCAAGTTTTTTATAATAACCAATGGGGTTCCCTTCCAATATGTCGATTAACTTACTGCCAAACTTTTTGTTTGCATCTATAGGGCACTTTAAATACTCAGCAGAAATGTGTTTTACACTAGACGAAGCGGCTAAATCTAGAACGTGACTGAAGAACTTCTCATGTCCCGGAATTATTGGCTGAAACCTAAAGCAAACTGGAATACCTTCACTATCAAGTACCTTAGCGGACTTTGCCAGGTCCTCTATTGCTACACATCCTCTATCGATTCTATGTCTTTGTTCAAAATCGACTATCGTCGTCGAAAATCTGACATAAGTGTTTGAGCCAGAAACTACCTCTAAATATTCATCACGGGTTATTTCGTCACTTTTTGTACTTACAATAACTGGGTAATTAAACTCTTTTAGAATTTTTAAATACTCTAATGTGACTTTTTCTCTAGATTCTAACTTTGTAAATGGATCAGACATGCCACCCAGTTGGAAAGGAACTCTACGCTCTATTAGTTCATCAAGAGCTGAACTGACTTTACCGTTAGATACCCGAGTTAGCCTATCTAGAAGAGAAGATGGGTTACCAATTTTCAACTCTCCCCGTCGGCCAAAGCCTTGTCTTGTTGATGCAAAACAATACTCACAAGAAAACTGACATCGGTTATAAGGGTCTAATCGAAGTGGAGTAGCACAGAATCCAACTTGACTAGTTAGACCCGCATAATATTTATATGACTTCATTTGTTCCTTACTTCTAGTGGCTTTGTTGCGTAATTAAATTTAGAGATAGAGCCAACCCGTTTCGCTTGTTTCTTAGTCAATACGACAAGTTTCAGGCATACCTAACCCAGTAAGCTTGTTCAACGCTTTTATCATCGCGTAAGTTTCACCCACCTGGGCATTGTAATTTCTTAAGCTCAGTTTCCCTCCTAGCAACTGTTTAACTCGATACATCGCTGTTTCTGAGAGTGAACGTTTGTGGTATCCATACCGCTCTTTCCAATACTTATTTGAGTCGTATAATTTCTGGCAACCCACGGCGAAATTTCGAGGGTGACCACGCTCCCAGAAGGCAGCCCCTTCTCTTGGGGGAATAAGCGCAATAGCTCCCTTAATCTTAATAGCAGCGTGACACGCTCTCGTGTCGTAAGCGCCATCACCAGACACCTCAAGGATACTTCGGCGTGTTTGTTTCAGTAAGTTCGGGAGTACTTCTCCATCTGTAACCGTCGATAAACTTAGCTCGGCGGCAATGATCTCATGAGTGTTGGTATCGACTGCAATATGCAGCTTTCGCCAGACTCTACGCTTGCCATCCGTCCCATGTTTTTTGACTTTCCATTCACCTTCGCCATAAACCTTAAGGCCAGTAGCATCAATGGCTAGGTGCTGTATCGCTCCTCTCGTTTTAGTCTTAAATGAAACCTCAACTTGCTTGGCTCTACGACTGATGCAGGTGTAATGCGGACAACTTAACGGTACATGGGCTAACCTAAATATCGAGTCGATAAATCCTTGCAGCGCTCTCAATGGCATAGAAAAAACTCGTTTGACCATGAGTGCTGTCGTGATAGCTAAATCACTGAACCGACGCGGCCTACCGCGCTTATTCTGTTTGCTTTGCGCCCATCCGCTTATTGCTTCTTCATCAATCCAAAAAGTCAGAGAACCACGGTTAATGAGTGATCGGTTGTATTGCTTCCAGTTGGTTGTTTTATAACGAGGCTTAGGCATAGGACTACGAGATAGAGTGGAGGTAGCTGATCAGATCGTAGGTTCTTGATTTAGTTCCATTGAATTACGCAACAAAGCCACTTCTAGTATCCAGTCCCAAACGAAACCAGCACCATTACATATGTGTTGGCCTAGGACCCACAAAAAGAGCACTAAACTAATTATCAATAGTATCTTTATTATGAACCTAGCTGGATAGTAGCTTTCCGAATA
Coding sequences:
- a CDS encoding DUF2971 domain-containing protein, with protein sequence MTSVFKYTQYRPEFFDNFFLKLSRFGEFNDPFEMVMGNYLSSVDKEEHDLIMSLSSTLSDGAAYYDMAWDAQVGVRASVGVLCFASDESNLLMWAHYANNHEGICIELDKTAEFFTGKYKNATNFFGEKMYDHYQNIGELRKVKYTLERPTYIEPSELEYDTESWFVKSPEWEYEQEHRLLLPIDLATAPPKSDMYFYALEPQMIKSIVLGCQMPVATKKEVYEKCRNLGIKVREAYVHSHQFKLDIVDYDEKNYSKYINMYNLNRKTR
- a CDS encoding IS5 family transposase encodes the protein MPKPRYKTTNWKQYNRSLINRGSLTFWIDEEAISGWAQSKQNKRGRPRRFSDLAITTALMVKRVFSMPLRALQGFIDSIFRLAHVPLSCPHYTCISRRAKQVEVSFKTKTRGAIQHLAIDATGLKVYGEGEWKVKKHGTDGKRRVWRKLHIAVDTNTHEIIAAELSLSTVTDGEVLPNLLKQTRRSILEVSGDGAYDTRACHAAIKIKGAIALIPPREGAAFWERGHPRNLAVGCQKLYDSNKYWKERYGYHKRSLSETAMYRVKQLLGGKLSLRNYNAQVGETYAMIKALNKLTGLGMPETCRID
- a CDS encoding IS5 family transposase; this encodes MPKPRYKTTNWKQYNRSLINRGSLTFWIDEEAISGWAQSKQNKRGRPRRFSDLAITTALMVKRVFSMPLRALQGFIDSIFRLAHVPLSCPHYTCISRRAKQVEVSFKTKTRGAIQHLAIDATGLKVYGEGEWKVKKHGTDGKRRVWRKLHIAVDTNTHEIIAAELSLSTVTDGEVLPNLLKQTRRSILEVSGDGAYDTRACHAAIKIKGAIALIPPREGAAFWERGHPRNFAVGCQKLYDSNKYWKERYGYHKRSLSETAMYRVKQLLGGKLSLRNYNAQVGETYAMIKALNKLTGLGMPETCRID